Within the Ochrobactrum sp. Marseille-Q0166 genome, the region GAGGTCGTCATGGTTCCACCCGGGCAGCCATTGCCGCATGATGCTGGGCTTGTAGTTTTGCCGGGAACAAAATCGACGATTGCCGATCTGATTGCATTTCGCGAAAACGGCTGGGAGCGCGATTTGCAGCTTCATGTGCGGCGCGGCGGGCATGTACTTGGTATTTGTGGCGGGTTCCAAATGCTTGGCAATCGGATAAGTGATCCTGATGGCATTGAGGGGCAGGTGCGCGACATTGAAGGGTTGAGACTGCTTGACGTTGAAACGGTCATGGAACCGGAGAAAGTCGTGCGGAATGTTGTGGCTAGCTCAGAGCTTCATAATGCCTCGCTTGATGGCTATGAGATTCATATTGGGCGCACCAGTGGCCCGGATGCTTGCCGCGCCTTTTCGCTGATCGGCGATCACTATGACGGCGCTGTTTCAGTGAATGGCCGTATTACGGGGACTTATCTGCACGGCGTTTTTGCGTCAGATGAATTCCGGCGGCATTTTCTGGCAAGCCTTGGAGTGAGCAGTTCTGGTGAAAACTATCGTGCTAGTATTGAGGCGGCGCTTGATGAACTCGCTGAAGGTTTGGAAAACTGTCTGGATATTGATGGTTTGTTCGCCCTTGTTTAACGGCAGTTTTCAATTTCTTTCATTTTTATAATATTTTTAAAATTACTTACAATAAATTGCTATGTAATTTTTATTATTTTATAATTTAAGTATAGATGCCTATTTTTTTCCTAATTAAAGACAACTTTTGAACTATATTTTTTAGTCAATTCACCGCGGATTTTATTATTTATATTTCCATAGGTGTTTTATGCGTATTGCGGCATCGCCTGGCCCTGGTTTCGAATATTACTCCCTTCGTTGGGAGCGAAATTTTTTATATCTGTTCATTGTTGCCAGTGGCTTTTTTATTCTTTTCCCGCAAGTTGATCTCGCGGTATCGCGGCATCTCTTTGCGTCCGGTGTGTTTCCTGCATCTCAACACCCTTACTGGATCGCTCTGAGGGAATTTCATCGGCTCAGCGTATGGTATATTCTTGGGTTGTTGGTGGTGCTTTTGATGCTTTATATGCTTTGGCACCAGCCTCTAGTTCGTATAGCGCCGCACAAGCTTCTTTTTATCACACTGACCTTCGCGCTGGGGCCGGGGTTACTCGTTCAGACTGTTAACCTTATCATCGGTCGGGCGAGGCCGAGAAATCTGATCGAATTTGGTGGTCTGATGGATTTTACGCCAGCATGGCAACTCGCAGGCATGTGTCGGCATAGTTGTTCGTTTCCCTCTGGAGAGGCCGCGTCGGCTGCGGCAATGCTTCCATTGTTGATCCTTTTGCCAGCCCGCTATC harbors:
- a CDS encoding phosphatase PAP2 family protein — translated: MRIAASPGPGFEYYSLRWERNFLYLFIVASGFFILFPQVDLAVSRHLFASGVFPASQHPYWIALREFHRLSVWYILGLLVVLLMLYMLWHQPLVRIAPHKLLFITLTFALGPGLLVQTVNLIIGRARPRNLIEFGGLMDFTPAWQLAGMCRHSCSFPSGEAASAAAMLPLLILLPARYRAGVAAVFVPLLVLISFNRVFMGAHFLSDIVIAWTLILGVMLWLWPRILRNADTIDQWVRNKGAGLRRRLYAKAD